The genomic window AGCCTGGAGGACCCGGTCCCCGAGGGCGTCCTCAGCGCTGCCTGCAGCCCGGCGAGCAGCCCCTGGGCCTTGAGGCCTTCCTCGATCCTCCTCTTGCAGGCCGCCACACTGTAGAAGGCCCCTCGGTCAGTGGAGAGCAGGAGAAGCCGCAGGCCCGCGCCGGGCGCCTCCAGGGACGAGGCGTAGGCGTAGAAGTAGCCGTCCGGGCAGAGGCCGGGCAGGCAGACGGGCGTCCACACTTCCCCGGCCTGCGGGGGCGCCCCCGGGCCGCCCAGCAGGTTGAAGAGCAGGTGGAGGTCGGCCGGTCCCAGGCGGGCCTCCTCCAACAGCGCCCGCTCCTGGACGATGCTGACCAGCCGCCCGCGCGCCAGCAGGACGGAGAAGACCAGGTTGGCAGTCACGCACCGCAGCAGGAGCTGGGTGACCGCCTCGCGGAGCCCGGGCGCCAGGGGCAGGCACTGCACCGCGCCCAGCAGGAGCCCCGGGTCGGTCTCCAGCCGGCCCAGCAGGTTGTCCAGCAGCCGCTCGGAGCCGGCCAGCAGGCGCCGCAGGTCGTAGTTCTTCTTGCGCTGGAAGATCCGGGCCACGGTGGCGCGGGTCAGCAGGCTGACAATCTGCCAGTAGACGTAGCCCAGCTCCCGGCGCAGCTGCTCGGGGGACTGCCGGCCGCGTGACACCGACACCAGCACCAGGGGGCCGTGCTGGCAGAACACCACCTTGTAGTCGTCTGGGGGGGAGGGGAGNNNNNNNNNNNNNNNNNNNNNNNNNNNNNNNNNNNNNNNNNNNNNNNNNNNNNNNNNNNNNNNNNNNNNNNNNNNNNNNNNNNNNNNNNNNNNNNNNNNNNNNNNNNNNNNNNNNNNNNNNNNNNNNNNNNNNNNNNNNNNNNNNNNNNNNNNNNNNNNNNNNNNNNNNNNNNNNNNNNNNNNNNNNNNNNNNNNNNNNNNNNNNNNNNNNNNNNNNNNNNNNNNNNNNNNNNNNNNNNNNNNNNNNNNNNNNNNNNNNNNNNNNNNNNNNNNNNNNNNNNNNNNNNNNNNNNNNNNNNNNNNNNNNNNNNNNNNNNNNNNNNNNNNNNNNNNNNNNNNNNNNNNNNNNNNNNNNNNNNNNNNNNNNNNNNNNNNNNNNNNNNNNNNNNNNNNNNNNNNNNNNNNNNNNNNNNNNNNNNNNNNNNNNNNNNNNNNNNNNNNNNNNNNNNNNNNNNNNNNNNNNggagcgggtgctgtgggagggccagtgctgagggagggggtgctgtgggatggtcagtgctggagggagtgggtgctgtgggagggtcagtgctgagggagtgggcgctgtgggagtgggtgctgtgggagggtcagtgctgagggagtgggtgctgtgggagggtcagtgctgagggagcaggtgctgtgggagggtcagtgctgatatttAACCCtgggacagcagcagcagcagcactgtgGTGGGGTGAGGGGGCAGCTGTTTTTGTGCGGTGTGAGCCGTTTGCAAAGCCTGCTGACACACTTCCTGCGTTTGCCCCAGCCTCCCAGTCACACAGCGACCTCACACCCCTTTCGGAGGGTGGGCCGCAGACCGTCACCCAGCAGGGCACCGTCAGCGGTAACCCCTGGTGGATGGGCTCGGTCGGACCCAGTCTGAGCTCCCcctgccccaagcctgaccccCTGAGCAGTAATGGGCTCTGTCTGACCCCTCAcggtacccccccccccccccctgcctcCGACTGTGTTGGCTGAAGTCTGCAGGGCCATCAGATTCGCGCGAGTCGGCCCTGGCCCAGGAAAGGGGAAGTGGTCAGGTTGATTATCTGCACAGTCATGAGACACAGACATTCCCAGCCGCGCTGATCGCCCTGGGGGGGCATCACCACTCCCATCACACCCAGCAGCAgcccctgtctctccctctctctttcttcctctgtcacactctccctctttcctttgtgtgtgtctatctctctctcccccaacaccctctccctctccctctccttcttcccctgtgtgtctctctctgtctccctctctctgtctccccccaCCCCTGTCTCGAATATTCTTAACGGCCCAACCTCTCGCTCGCTTTGCAGTCTGGAATCCCCTCggagagtgaagaaattcctccttatcgtGATCTTATGGGAGTTTGGTCAGCATGAGCCAGTTGCAcgaaatggtctgtttctgtgctgtctgacacCGGGTCTCTGCAGTCcagagtatctgttattctgtacataacccaccccaaacccctgacagtctgtaactccctccccggggtatctgttattctgtatataaccccccccgaacccctcgattagattccagtctgtaactccctcccggggtatctgttattctgtatataaaccaccccgaacccctcgattacatTCCAGTCTGTGACTCCCTCCCGgggatctgttattctgtatataaaccccaccgaacccctcgattagattccagtctgtaactccctccccggggtatctgttattctgtatataaaccaccccgaacccctcgattagattccagtctgtaactccctcccgggtatctgttattctgtaattAAACCAcaccgaacccctcgattagattccagtctgtaactccctccccggggtatctgttatactgtatataaaccaccctgaacctctcgattagattccagtctggaactccctcccggggtatctgttattctgtatataaaccaccctaaacccctcgattagattccagtctgtaactccctccccggggtatctgttattctgtatataaaccaccctgaacccctcgatttgattccagtttgtaactccctcctgggtatcagttattctgtatataaaccaccctgaacccctcgattagattccagtctgtaactccctccccggGGGCAGGCTCTTGGGCCTACCCCGTTGCCATGGAGACGCACCTACCTGCCTGGATGGACCGGATGTTGTCTCCGCCATCTTGAACGAAGGAGACCAGTGCCATCATGACCCCCATGGTGGAGGACAGCGCCTCCTCGTTGCCGTAGCGGGAGTAGATCGGCTTGCCAGCTTCGCTGAGCACGAAGACGTGCTTGCGGTGGGAGCGCCACCCCTCGCCAGTGACATCCTCGCTGCGGGGGCACTGGGGGGCACCGCGCCCCAACATGGCGGCCGGCGCCCGGATATCGCCCCGGTCCTCCCCGGCGTTCCCGGACCAGCCCGGGAGCTCCCCCTCCTCCTCTCCGTCGTCCCCGAGGGGCACGGCCCCCTCCCAACCTGGGTGGGCTCCATCAGCGCCCGGGCTGGGGGTGTCACCacctgggggtgggtggggggaaaaCAGAGGAACAGCTCACCCTCACATCAGGGAACGACccttcagccccaccctccctcctccagcctgttacacagcaacaggaggccattcagccccacctcCAGCCTGTTGCACAGgtacaggagaccattcagcccctcctcctccagcctgttacacaggaacagtaggCCCTACAGCACCCTCGTCCTCCAGCCtgttgcacaggaacaggaggccattcagcccctcctcagcctgttacacaggaagaggaggaaatCAGCCCCTCCTcagcctgttacagagatacaggagaccattcagcccctcctcagcctgttacacaggtacaggagaccattcagcccctcctcctccagcctgttacacaggaacagtaggCCCTTCAGCACCCTCGTCCTCCAGCCtgttgcacaggaacaggaggccattcagcccctcctcagcctgttacacaggtacaggagaccattcagcccctcctcagCCTGTTAGAGAGatacaggagaccattcagctcctcctcaggctgttacacaggaacaggaggccactcagcccctcctcctccatcctgttacacaggtacaggagaccattcagccccacctcagcctgttgcacaggaacaggaggccattcagcccctcctcagcctgttacagagatacaggatgccattcagcccctcctccagcctgttacagagatacaggaggccattcagcatctcctccagcctgttacacaggtacaggagaacattcagcccctccgcagcctgttacacaggtacaggaggccattcagcccctcttcagcctgttacacaggtacaggaggcaattcagcccctcctcaGCCTGTTACAGaggtacaggaggccattcagcccctcctcagcctgttacacaggaacaggaggccattcagcccctcctcagcctgttacacaggtacaggaagccattcagcccctc from Chiloscyllium plagiosum isolate BGI_BamShark_2017 unplaced genomic scaffold, ASM401019v2 scaf_6797, whole genome shotgun sequence includes these protein-coding regions:
- the LOC122546207 gene encoding vacuolar fusion protein MON1 homolog B-like codes for the protein MLGRGAPQCPRSEDVTGEGWRSHRKHVFVLSEAGKPIYSRYGNEEALSSTMGVMMALVSFVQDGGDNIRSIQADDYKVVFCQHGPLVLVSVSRGRQSPEQLRRELGYVYWQIVSLLTRATVARIFQRKKNYDLRRLLAGSERLLDNLLGRLETDPGLLLGAVQCLPLAPGLREAVTQLLLRCVTANLVFSVLLARGRLVSIVQERALLEEARLGPADLHLLFNLLGGPGAPPQAGEVWTPVCLPGLCPDGYFYAYASSLEAPGAGLRLLLLSTDRGAFYSVAACKRRIEEGLKAQGLLAGLQAALRTPSGTGSSRLSLPDLRHFLYRPLDVAGNPRHLAQYAR